The following are encoded in a window of Flavobacterium cupriresistens genomic DNA:
- a CDS encoding RHS repeat-associated core domain-containing protein, giving the protein MPINKYVITLAWTLFSLLTFAQQETHTELRLVGNQLQNQPTLEITDPKYADIKKQNVFSSVHPAVSVLFGFNDEKSDVAAYQKVYSCEVVLRITPYDNDGNKLSSYKNAAGLMVPYEVVSLKITHDNVSKGLKFDDYAVYNLPGIHKANVKVESITYYNQEGVVTAIHNSPVYLQLKFSTDRYYNLQLSSTEISSVLPLQHKFIKYNATQEVIVNSVSEGGEELLISWQKDAVAPAVEYELEWTWIDNFAANGGSLAPAEIGLSDQDFKLNSTRIQTVDLNYRIPIVYSKGYIVYRVRPVGRFLDDITKNYYGNWTSGYAESHKLLSDWSHYVTIDQNHEEGKKNWQFQSSFAENGKKKEVVSYFDGSLRNRQTVTKINSNNKAVVGEVIYDNQGRAAVEILPVPVESSGVHFYPGLNKNSTGTAIYSHNDFDWDDPTKKDCESVAIEGMSNGSGASKYYSANNAVQNNFQDLVPDAQLRPFSQIVYTPDNTGRIKSKGGVGKDHQIGTGHEMKYFYVTPSQEQLNRLFGYKVGNAVHYKKNSVMDPNGQLSVSYLDPQGRTIATALAGDKKGNLIALDDESNAALHLRTSTDLIDKNDKHISGNNGISEDEILLKTAIEVVKKDSITFKYNFSKPIGSYNDSCLSNKYYPFVYNWSMSMTDDCANELLFGQNGATRSSKIGVFDLQSYAPRTLEVGKTFEGLTTKIDGTTDFLSEGSYNLTKELQVDATVLEQYTTDYINQLTIGNTCKPVTTQFDTIIQETDCNVSCRSCEEALVTANLVNEADKTAYKAKFPADESSLGDTAGREPYLTLAEARYIAYNFPADELTPEEIVSYTRHFKTEFRVLIENCRALCKEPIGLCSMNEQLLLKDVSPGGQYGAVSGLERETPEGEAEAQPETDGAILSVFNENNQLLFGGYKNTTEEDPNNPNADIVKKVSKYNWRYPVGGSYKDEDGQISKITVVKKEDGTYSPTLRHFDENEPDPTVDDPANDDESIRLTEPQYLGSVADFLKAWQSGWAKALLPYHPEYQYYLYNTAICELKFDGESSDGFDDKLKDLEYFDTETGVKDNTIFSQTGIIAKLINSIETTDPFYKEELSSETETEYGLRRTIMKEGLGNFSTISGNFDGMSFKNSQGTEVKMNMLQTAYFFAAFSNGIAPVSAYQDDLNRSNSYLLTVINGLADPYLKQRIWANFKSYYSALKEKTRTVFAHHYANKTQRNSSCIGETKNTDSYVTLLKKYNVSYNAVTIPALLETTLAVAATIPSGSDGIEPICSDETAGYYADRQKRFVPADLSYDSGLTDAETLAAAEVKAKANLFLETGKCPLALDMENFLNGLTDPTIQPDGVLLNRFAYSMPYLTAGIFKAQIHPDFNLSTAADSPKIYGSLTGTNNADLNIDFTVQGQSIATPILLKFAGVEPNYKNPCGQTATPPTWAEVAGFKNFHYVSYDRGSKTFKFRILATIVRKGTTTGCSTPEEVIVEGYTKAAVGECHFSGGSGVGEVIAFGDNQCNKKDLFGAGLKEVVLQLQKSNLLTATQTILNHTDLNPYLKSYFGINSADIVKWNYEETAGQRIFTISVNDVVRMKLYGGSTDRPMQTVKDLSIGSLSADTKSNTVRVVTGRANGLLGRARAEYWSVSAGKNNALYFACCAPCGENDFDGDGYGDICGDPNRPGNTNTACELAEGVESDYEQNLKNVLNEALAKNTSGSAYTSTTSASSLMRHFVTESNLVNHFQAYLEYNYQHQPYPKSPTVPRISLSKFYFVNNGDLSNPQLSFSFQDSANEKEAEIVLSFPAISAGMKSIQSIDLIDGQYARVTYTNVQNEVFVAENVKIGNTAYPTFFHGYKASFCQFMNYDYPKTVACQNFTSDEILMEEGLKNILNDFLKPGNHRISMGWMGPFKSTIGRDPRDPRGTYRYVSDNPSVSNFVGNSQIKQRWKNILSYYNTNFEAPVVFDEYSIGLDDNSIGLKFNNFPYSGLGDDHYSGDFSITHSSLKDIKEINSIDLKDDPFSYNSIIEIQYIDTNGNSAVSTGYFSITVWHKKKPNEGWLGTPFEICRFFEDSNSSIAKRARSMKFQSKELPELTMDANGVVTGRTELLTTEAGFASAPTASSGLSSCSSLCIPPTVAPVVCADQWNEYKTRLQAQMPTYEIPKKLKENGTFFCEANFGYISKEYIDYLIQFNIKTAQDPLFLTIAEFGSTKLKYGNPETPNVIKAYDTYIKSQATHPQGETQNWNDFANLYVSTHKICAPATMVPSFSIDLPGGDDNKTPCEIYKKAINQINIQQVSDAFYAQKREAFKRNYLKAALEGIKEQLVQNTADKEYQYTLYYYDQAGNLVQTVPPEGVHRLTPASEAAIDTIRKQDTERTDIEKVNGIAVSPAHSLQTQYRYNSLNQLVWQQTPDGGETLFAYDKLGRIVASQNEKQKKQAQFSYTRYDAQGRITEVGQLHTKGGLTLKINENGRLEDADKIPVAVDAVNKTVNYPYNIANDTEQVTKTLYDNPLPDSQSWFTAYGVDNSHKRVTAVLYFDTLTPSSPVTGYTNGIFYDYDVHGNVKELVHHRNNSDLAQLHKSTKKIVYDYDLISGNVNKVTYQPNSAKEQFIHRYEYDADNRIQQVYTSKDDMIWEKEANYLYYDHGPLARVEIGDKQVQGLDYIYTLQGWLKGVNSEKIGTAYDAGKDGLNVARDAFGFALNYYTGDYKSRSGNRDAAIFSYSNDPALAKANSSLYNGNIKEMVTSLTDHMETAIPTQYNYYQYDQLNRIKGMTSKAITGTVETDSYSAAYSYDRNGNLKSLFNTAPLAGRTAPVAMDQLTYHYKPGTNQLKRVNDAVANGVFSNDPSNPNDTSLDIDNQYDKLNPSNPDYENYEYDAIGQLTKDKQEGIDIDWRVDGKVKSVRKNNGTVIAFEYDGLGNRIAKIVTTPGKTTTTFYERDAQGNVLSTYEMNKTANQITYDLIEQDIYGSSRLGVEKGRKSISVTALTAALRRSAASSKLLADAARVAEATTVTADPPAQYGLLFDAATDGTFWTEKPENSINLFNSEIPRTKAITLVTHLKMDATNAVNSVNVVAALHGASKSGDNWPGDRSMSYLNTVLLTVKKTENGYLPAVSLVDYRRAHHRHDKNKFSFRNYRYRVNYEIKSTPIPEDEWDLKAIISRNKEDQYIVEITVNGNVYATTVSNVITEADGSDQVKGKRLSAPELLIALPSNALGGSTVVYYQPQRRGSGTQHKSVYNAHLAEICDFSYKIDNNQMPEDLQTNEYSFDEGTGLALSPTGASMTLRNGTTRSTGFCSTKDADQDGDGKVDKKDNCPLVFNPAQEDGDQDGVGNPCDNCLTTINTDQLDADQDNVGDVCDNCKNKTNFDQIDTDLDGIGDVCDNCRLTANTDQADVNHNGIGDVCEGLAQGEGKNTEAGAPITAYRFVGDKQYELANHLGNVLSVVSDRSLFDHDQYKADVLSYSDYYPFGMQVPTRHGSTNEYRYGYQGSEKDNEVKGEGNSYTTHFRLLDPRIGRWLTVDPKRNPNESVYSSMSNNPIYHNDKLGDSIKTRFTDIDKKLLNSVPNVVQKMFNTEYGVKVGYNSKTEMLYYDGEINTSEQVSPTAKRTLVDALKESNPKAIKGFGQLHFGYNIDTPNGSPGGIWLGGSVRGSGNAWIDLADFSKDGGIKGMKYQNVPLRAYNIGRVFEHEWMGHILEGLGDNSMFDRDEINPGAVESQLMNNLRREMGLPVIRINYSNDYSLRGAIFFGDSNLNDKQAKETAKSYFKRMEDFIYRGKGKVDDIPMIILPKNN; this is encoded by the coding sequence ATGCCGATCAATAAATATGTAATAACACTTGCATGGACTCTTTTTTCATTGTTGACATTCGCACAGCAGGAAACCCATACAGAGCTTAGATTAGTTGGAAATCAGTTACAAAATCAGCCAACCTTAGAAATCACAGATCCCAAATACGCAGACATAAAGAAACAAAATGTTTTTAGCTCTGTTCATCCGGCTGTATCGGTTCTTTTTGGTTTTAACGATGAAAAAAGTGATGTAGCTGCTTATCAGAAAGTATACTCATGCGAAGTAGTATTGAGGATCACTCCTTACGATAATGACGGAAACAAACTAAGCTCTTATAAAAATGCTGCCGGTTTAATGGTTCCTTATGAGGTAGTAAGTTTAAAAATAACACATGATAACGTATCAAAAGGACTAAAATTTGATGATTATGCCGTTTATAACCTGCCTGGTATTCACAAAGCGAACGTAAAAGTAGAATCGATTACGTATTACAACCAGGAGGGAGTAGTTACCGCTATTCATAATTCACCGGTTTATCTGCAATTAAAGTTCAGCACAGATCGCTATTACAATTTACAGCTAAGTAGTACAGAAATCAGTTCGGTACTTCCTTTGCAGCATAAATTTATAAAGTATAATGCAACACAGGAAGTAATCGTAAACAGTGTAAGCGAAGGTGGGGAGGAACTCCTTATTTCCTGGCAAAAAGATGCCGTGGCACCGGCAGTAGAATATGAACTGGAATGGACGTGGATTGATAATTTTGCAGCAAATGGTGGTTCATTGGCCCCAGCGGAAATTGGCTTAAGTGACCAGGATTTTAAATTAAATAGTACCAGAATACAGACAGTAGATCTGAATTACAGGATTCCTATAGTATACTCTAAAGGGTACATTGTCTACCGTGTAAGACCTGTAGGAAGATTTTTGGACGATATCACCAAAAATTATTATGGAAACTGGACCTCAGGATATGCCGAATCGCACAAACTCCTGAGCGACTGGTCTCATTATGTAACAATTGATCAGAATCACGAAGAGGGAAAGAAAAATTGGCAATTTCAATCTTCTTTTGCTGAAAATGGAAAGAAGAAAGAAGTGGTAAGCTATTTTGACGGTTCGTTGAGAAACCGTCAAACGGTAACTAAAATAAACTCAAATAATAAAGCTGTTGTTGGTGAAGTTATTTACGACAACCAGGGTCGTGCTGCAGTAGAAATATTGCCGGTTCCGGTAGAATCGTCCGGAGTACATTTTTATCCCGGTTTAAATAAAAACAGTACGGGGACTGCTATATACAGCCACAATGATTTTGACTGGGATGACCCAACGAAGAAAGATTGCGAATCTGTGGCTATTGAAGGAATGTCTAATGGGAGTGGTGCCAGTAAATATTATTCGGCAAACAATGCAGTACAGAATAATTTTCAGGACCTGGTTCCCGATGCCCAATTGCGTCCTTTTTCTCAAATAGTATATACACCAGACAATACCGGACGTATTAAAAGTAAAGGCGGAGTAGGAAAGGACCATCAGATCGGAACAGGGCATGAAATGAAGTATTTCTATGTAACCCCATCGCAAGAACAACTGAACAGATTATTTGGTTATAAGGTAGGAAACGCTGTTCATTATAAGAAAAATAGCGTTATGGATCCAAACGGGCAGCTGAGTGTCAGTTATCTTGATCCACAGGGCAGAACTATTGCCACAGCGCTCGCAGGTGACAAGAAAGGAAATTTAATTGCTCTTGACGACGAATCCAATGCAGCTTTGCATCTGAGAACAAGCACAGATTTGATTGATAAAAATGACAAACATATTTCAGGAAATAATGGTATATCCGAAGATGAAATACTGTTAAAAACGGCTATTGAAGTAGTAAAAAAAGACAGTATTACATTTAAGTACAATTTTAGTAAGCCTATTGGAAGTTATAACGACAGTTGTCTAAGCAATAAATATTATCCTTTTGTATACAATTGGTCTATGAGTATGACAGATGACTGTGCAAATGAGTTGTTGTTTGGACAAAATGGGGCGACACGATCCTCTAAAATTGGCGTCTTTGACCTCCAATCGTACGCGCCTCGTACATTAGAGGTGGGGAAAACATTTGAAGGATTGACCACAAAAATAGATGGAACCACTGATTTCTTAAGTGAAGGAAGTTACAACCTAACCAAAGAACTTCAGGTCGATGCAACTGTATTAGAGCAATATACAACTGATTATATCAATCAGTTAACCATTGGAAACACCTGCAAACCGGTGACGACTCAGTTTGATACCATCATTCAGGAAACGGATTGTAACGTTAGTTGCAGAAGCTGTGAAGAGGCTTTGGTAACAGCAAATTTGGTAAATGAAGCCGACAAAACGGCTTATAAAGCAAAGTTTCCCGCTGATGAAAGCAGTCTTGGAGATACAGCAGGAAGAGAGCCGTACCTAACGTTGGCCGAAGCACGATATATTGCCTATAACTTTCCTGCTGATGAGCTTACGCCTGAGGAAATAGTGAGTTATACCAGACACTTTAAAACAGAATTCAGAGTTTTAATTGAAAATTGCAGAGCGTTATGCAAAGAACCGATAGGGCTTTGCAGCATGAACGAACAATTGCTATTGAAAGATGTCAGTCCGGGCGGACAATATGGCGCTGTTTCAGGTCTTGAGAGAGAAACTCCGGAAGGTGAAGCGGAAGCGCAGCCGGAAACCGATGGTGCTATTTTAAGTGTTTTTAACGAAAACAACCAGCTGTTGTTTGGAGGTTACAAGAATACCACGGAAGAAGATCCTAATAATCCTAATGCCGATATAGTAAAAAAAGTTTCAAAATACAATTGGAGATACCCTGTTGGAGGTTCCTATAAAGATGAAGACGGGCAGATTTCTAAAATAACCGTTGTGAAAAAGGAAGACGGTACCTATTCACCAACTTTACGTCATTTTGATGAAAATGAGCCTGATCCTACCGTAGATGATCCCGCAAATGATGATGAATCTATTCGTTTGACAGAGCCTCAGTATTTGGGCAGTGTAGCCGATTTTCTGAAGGCATGGCAATCAGGATGGGCAAAAGCGCTGTTGCCTTATCATCCGGAATATCAATATTATCTGTACAATACAGCCATTTGCGAGCTAAAATTTGACGGTGAAAGCTCTGATGGGTTTGATGACAAATTAAAAGACCTGGAATACTTTGACACTGAGACCGGTGTTAAGGACAACACTATTTTTTCGCAGACCGGAATTATTGCAAAACTGATTAATAGCATAGAAACAACGGACCCTTTTTATAAAGAAGAGTTGAGCAGCGAAACGGAAACCGAATATGGTTTGAGAAGAACTATTATGAAAGAAGGTTTAGGGAACTTCTCGACAATAAGCGGCAATTTTGACGGAATGTCTTTTAAAAATTCTCAAGGTACAGAGGTCAAAATGAATATGCTGCAAACGGCTTATTTCTTTGCGGCTTTTTCTAACGGAATTGCACCTGTATCAGCCTATCAGGATGATTTAAACAGAAGCAACAGCTATTTGCTGACTGTGATAAATGGATTGGCTGATCCTTATTTAAAACAAAGAATATGGGCCAACTTTAAATCCTATTACAGCGCGCTTAAAGAAAAAACCCGTACTGTATTTGCGCATCACTATGCCAATAAAACACAAAGGAACAGCAGTTGTATCGGAGAGACAAAAAATACCGATTCATATGTTACATTACTAAAAAAATACAATGTTTCTTATAATGCTGTTACAATACCGGCTTTGCTTGAAACTACGTTAGCTGTCGCAGCAACAATTCCTTCGGGTTCAGACGGTATAGAGCCGATTTGTTCAGATGAAACAGCTGGGTATTATGCCGACAGACAAAAACGCTTTGTTCCGGCAGACCTGAGTTATGATTCGGGGTTAACCGATGCCGAAACACTGGCCGCTGCCGAGGTAAAAGCCAAAGCCAATTTGTTTCTGGAAACCGGAAAATGCCCTTTGGCGCTGGACATGGAAAACTTTTTAAATGGTTTAACAGATCCGACTATTCAGCCCGACGGTGTATTACTCAACAGATTTGCCTACAGTATGCCGTATTTAACTGCCGGTATATTTAAGGCTCAGATCCATCCGGACTTTAATTTAAGTACTGCCGCCGATTCCCCAAAAATCTATGGCTCTCTTACAGGGACAAATAATGCCGATTTAAATATCGATTTTACAGTACAAGGACAAAGTATTGCCACCCCAATTTTGTTAAAATTTGCGGGGGTTGAGCCAAACTATAAAAATCCTTGTGGTCAAACAGCGACTCCTCCGACGTGGGCAGAGGTAGCAGGTTTCAAAAATTTTCACTATGTATCATATGATCGCGGAAGTAAAACTTTTAAATTCAGAATTTTAGCTACTATCGTACGCAAAGGAACCACGACGGGCTGCAGCACTCCCGAAGAGGTGATTGTAGAAGGTTATACCAAAGCGGCTGTGGGCGAATGCCATTTTTCGGGCGGATCGGGTGTTGGAGAAGTCATTGCTTTTGGCGACAACCAGTGCAACAAAAAAGACCTGTTTGGTGCAGGCCTGAAAGAAGTTGTGCTGCAGTTGCAAAAAAGCAATCTCTTAACAGCAACGCAAACGATTCTGAATCACACCGATTTAAATCCTTATTTAAAGTCGTATTTTGGCATAAATTCCGCAGATATCGTAAAATGGAATTATGAGGAAACGGCCGGTCAAAGGATTTTTACGATAAGTGTAAATGATGTGGTTCGCATGAAACTCTACGGAGGAAGTACTGACAGGCCGATGCAAACGGTTAAAGACTTATCGATAGGCAGCCTGTCTGCAGACACCAAGAGCAATACGGTCAGAGTAGTTACCGGAAGAGCCAACGGTCTTTTGGGCAGAGCAAGAGCAGAATACTGGTCGGTGAGTGCGGGTAAAAACAATGCTTTGTATTTTGCCTGTTGTGCACCTTGCGGTGAAAATGATTTTGATGGTGATGGCTATGGAGATATTTGTGGAGATCCGAACAGACCTGGAAATACGAATACGGCTTGTGAGCTTGCGGAAGGTGTTGAATCGGATTATGAGCAAAATTTAAAAAATGTACTTAATGAAGCACTGGCAAAAAATACGAGTGGCAGTGCGTATACCTCTACTACATCGGCTAGTAGCTTAATGCGTCATTTTGTAACCGAATCCAACTTGGTAAATCATTTTCAGGCGTATTTAGAGTACAACTATCAACATCAACCTTATCCTAAGTCCCCTACAGTTCCAAGGATAAGTTTGTCTAAATTTTATTTTGTCAATAATGGTGATCTCAGCAATCCTCAGCTTTCCTTTTCTTTCCAGGACAGCGCAAACGAAAAAGAAGCAGAGATTGTTTTAAGTTTTCCGGCCATTTCGGCAGGCATGAAGAGCATCCAGTCAATTGATCTCATCGATGGTCAATATGCAAGGGTAACCTATACCAATGTGCAGAATGAAGTGTTTGTTGCCGAAAATGTCAAGATAGGGAATACGGCTTACCCGACCTTTTTTCATGGTTATAAGGCCAGCTTCTGCCAGTTTATGAATTATGATTACCCAAAAACTGTTGCGTGCCAGAATTTCACCAGTGATGAAATCCTAATGGAAGAAGGTTTAAAGAATATTTTGAATGATTTTTTAAAACCCGGAAATCATAGGATTAGTATGGGGTGGATGGGACCGTTTAAATCAACTATTGGAAGAGATCCTCGAGATCCTCGAGGGACTTACAGGTATGTATCTGACAATCCTTCGGTGTCTAATTTTGTAGGTAATTCTCAAATAAAGCAACGTTGGAAGAACATCTTATCATATTATAATACAAATTTTGAGGCACCGGTAGTATTCGACGAGTATTCTATTGGATTAGATGACAATTCTATAGGTTTGAAGTTTAATAATTTTCCTTATTCTGGATTAGGAGATGATCACTATAGCGGTGATTTTAGTATTACACATTCTTCTTTAAAGGATATCAAAGAAATTAACTCCATTGATTTAAAAGATGATCCCTTTAGTTATAATAGTATAATTGAAATTCAGTATATTGATACGAACGGAAATAGTGCTGTTTCGACAGGCTATTTTAGTATTACAGTTTGGCATAAAAAAAAGCCAAATGAGGGATGGTTGGGAACGCCTTTTGAGATATGTAGATTTTTTGAAGATTCAAATTCAAGCATAGCAAAAAGAGCAAGATCAATGAAATTTCAAAGTAAAGAACTCCCGGAACTCACTATGGATGCCAATGGCGTTGTTACAGGAAGAACGGAGTTGTTAACAACCGAAGCAGGATTTGCTTCGGCGCCAACTGCATCCTCAGGTTTGTCTTCTTGCAGCAGTTTATGCATTCCTCCGACAGTAGCTCCGGTAGTATGCGCAGACCAATGGAACGAATATAAAACACGTTTACAAGCACAAATGCCAACCTATGAAATTCCGAAAAAATTAAAAGAGAACGGGACTTTTTTCTGTGAGGCCAATTTTGGGTATATCAGCAAAGAGTATATAGATTATTTGATTCAATTTAATATTAAGACCGCACAGGATCCGTTGTTTCTAACCATTGCGGAATTTGGAAGCACCAAATTAAAATATGGCAATCCCGAAACCCCAAATGTTATAAAGGCGTACGATACGTATATAAAATCGCAGGCAACCCATCCGCAGGGCGAAACGCAAAACTGGAATGATTTTGCCAACTTGTATGTATCCACGCATAAAATTTGTGCGCCGGCCACTATGGTACCTTCGTTTAGTATCGATTTACCCGGGGGAGATGACAACAAAACACCTTGTGAAATTTATAAAAAGGCCATTAATCAGATTAATATCCAACAAGTTTCAGATGCTTTTTATGCCCAAAAAAGAGAAGCTTTTAAAAGAAACTATCTAAAAGCGGCCTTAGAAGGAATAAAAGAACAGTTGGTACAAAACACCGCCGATAAAGAATACCAATACACCCTGTATTATTACGATCAGGCAGGTAATCTGGTGCAGACTGTGCCACCCGAAGGAGTACACCGATTAACCCCTGCCTCCGAGGCAGCGATTGATACCATCAGAAAACAAGATACGGAAAGAACAGATATTGAAAAAGTAAATGGCATTGCGGTGTCTCCGGCACACAGCCTTCAGACACAATACCGTTACAATTCCTTAAACCAATTAGTCTGGCAGCAGACGCCCGATGGCGGAGAAACCCTTTTTGCTTACGACAAACTGGGTCGAATCGTCGCGAGTCAAAATGAAAAACAAAAAAAACAGGCACAGTTTAGTTATACCCGATACGACGCTCAAGGCCGCATCACAGAAGTCGGACAGTTGCATACAAAAGGAGGGCTGACCTTAAAAATTAACGAAAACGGAAGATTAGAAGATGCCGATAAAATACCGGTTGCCGTTGACGCGGTAAACAAAACGGTCAATTATCCGTACAACATTGCCAATGACACCGAGCAGGTAACCAAAACTCTTTATGACAATCCCTTGCCGGATTCCCAAAGTTGGTTTACCGCTTACGGAGTAGACAATAGTCACAAACGGGTGACGGCGGTATTGTATTTTGATACATTGACTCCTTCATCACCTGTTACAGGATATACCAATGGTATATTTTATGATTATGACGTTCACGGAAACGTCAAAGAGCTGGTGCATCATCGCAACAACAGCGATTTAGCTCAGCTGCATAAGAGTACCAAAAAAATAGTATACGATTACGATCTGATCAGCGGCAATGTCAATAAAGTTACCTATCAGCCTAATAGTGCCAAAGAGCAATTCATACACCGTTATGAATACGATGCCGACAACAGGATTCAGCAGGTGTATACCAGTAAAGATGATATGATTTGGGAAAAAGAAGCCAATTATTTGTATTACGATCACGGTCCTTTGGCACGTGTTGAAATCGGAGACAAACAGGTGCAGGGGCTCGATTATATCTATACTTTGCAAGGCTGGTTAAAAGGCGTTAACTCTGAAAAGATCGGGACAGCATACGATGCCGGAAAAGACGGATTAAATGTCGCCCGTGATGCCTTTGGTTTTGCTTTAAACTATTATACAGGAGATTACAAATCCCGCTCGGGCAACAGAGATGCAGCGATATTCAGTTACAGCAACGATCCCGCTCTGGCTAAAGCCAACAGCAGTTTGTACAATGGGAATATAAAAGAAATGGTTACTTCGTTAACCGACCATATGGAAACGGCTATACCCACACAGTACAATTATTACCAATACGATCAGCTGAACAGAATCAAAGGCATGACTTCTAAAGCGATTACGGGTACAGTAGAGACAGACAGTTACAGCGCTGCTTACAGCTATGATCGAAACGGTAACCTGAAATCGCTTTTTAACACCGCTCCGCTTGCCGGTCGTACGGCGCCGGTGGCTATGGACCAATTGACGTACCATTACAAACCCGGAACCAATCAGTTAAAAAGGGTAAACGATGCTGTGGCCAATGGAGTATTCTCCAATGACCCGTCAAATCCTAATGATACCTCATTAGACATTGACAACCAATACGACAAGCTTAACCCTTCTAATCCGGATTATGAAAATTATGAATACGATGCGATCGGCCAGCTTACCAAAGACAAACAAGAGGGAATTGATATTGATTGGCGTGTTGATGGCAAAGTAAAATCGGTTAGAAAAAACAATGGTACCGTAATTGCTTTTGAATACGACGGTTTGGGTAACAGAATTGCAAAAATAGTGACCACTCCGGGCAAAACCACCACCACTTTCTACGAGCGCGATGCTCAGGGCAATGTGTTGAGTACCTATGAAATGAATAAAACGGCGAATCAGATTACTTACGATCTGATCGAACAGGACATTTACGGCAGCAGCCGACTTGGAGTCGAGAAAGGCAGAAAATCAATTAGTGTCACAGCCCTTACAGCCGCTCTTCGCAGAAGTGCCGCAAGCAGTAAATTGCTTGCCGATGCAGCACGGGTGGCAGAAGCAACAACGGTTACAGCTGATCCTCCGGCACAATACGGTTTGCTTTTTGATGCCGCAACCGACGGAACGTTCTGGACAGAAAAACCGGAGAATTCCATTAATTTATTCAATAGTGAGATCCCCCGAACCAAAGCGATCACACTGGTAACACATTTAAAAATGGATGCGACCAATGCCGTTAATTCTGTCAATGTGGTGGCGGCCTTACACGGGGCCTCCAAAAGTGGTGACAATTGGCCCGGTGATCGCTCCATGTCGTACTTAAATACGGTTTTACTAACGGTTAAAAAAACAGAAAATGGGTATCTGCCCGCAGTTTCCCTGGTAGACTACAGGAGAGCGCATCACAGACACGATAAAAACAAATTTAGTTTCAGAAATTACAGATACAGGGTTAATTATGAAATTAAATCGACACCGATTCCCGAAGATGAATGGGATTTAAAAGCCATCATTTCTAGAAACAAAGAGGATCAGTATATCGTAGAGATAACGGTAAATGGAAACGTATATGCCACAACTGTTTCTAATGTCATTACCGAAGCAGATGGAAGTGATCAAGTAAAAGGAAAACGACTAAGCGCTCCGGAGCTTCTGATCGCTTTGCCGTCTAACGCTTTAGGTGGTTCGACAGTGGTGTACTACCAGCCTCAAAGAAGGGGATCGGGCACGCAACACAAGAGTGTTTACAATGCCCATCTGGCGGAGATCTGCGATTTTAGTTATAAGATTGACAACAACCAAATGCCCGAAGACTTGCAAACCAACGAATACAGTTTTGACGAAGGAACCGGACTGGCCTTATCGCCAACAGGAGCTTCGATGACGCTAAGAAACGGTACCACACGCAGCACAGGATTTTGTAGTACTAAAGACGCAGACCAGGATGGCGACGGCAAAGTCGACAAAAAAGACAACTGTCCCTTGGTTTTCAACCCTGCTCAGGAAGACGGAGATCAGGACGGTGTAGGGAACCCTTGCGACAACTGTCTGACCACAATCAATACCGATCAGCTCGATGCCGATCAGGATAACGTGGGAGACGTTTGTGATAATTGCAAAAATAAAACTAACTTTGACCAGATCGACACCGATCTTGACGGAATCGGTGATGTATGTGACAATTGCAGACTAACCGCCAATACCGATCAGGCCGATGTGAACCATAACGGTATTGGAGATGTATGCGAAGGTTTAGCACAAGGTGAAGGTAAAAACACCGAGGCCGGAGCACCCATTACGGCTTACCGTTTTGTAGGCGACAA